CGTCTGCTCTTGCCGGCTCTTTTAGAGTCCGTTAGTgacacattaaaaaagaaaaaaaactaataaatGTAGGTTGAGGGGCATCAGTAAATTACGCTTCAACAATACAACCCCCGTCCCCTATCCCCCTAAACAAGAGATAAAACAAACGAGGGAAGAAGAGAAATAGAGAAGCGCGCCTCTAACTGTAAGTGGGCGCTTGATAAAGCACAAGACTCGCAAGGAAAGACGGGCTAGCGATGCCGCCTCAATGTCGCCGCACCAGCCCACCGTGACGTGACTGACGTCACAGGGTTGGCGGCTCTACTCGGACCtagtcattttctttctttaccggTAAAATGGGCTGATCTTTATTCTAAAGGAGCCATTGACTGAACTTAGCAAGGTTCGCGGATGCCCAACAATGcccaaaatacaaaaaagaaaaagaacctgaATCTCGTGGCGTCACACTGATGTACCGGCgatggcgtttcggcgcgaaattttaacTGGCGCGTAGCGTGACGTGCAGCGTCCCCTTTCTTCAACAAACAAACACACGCGGCCCAGAGGACCGCGCGGCAAGTGGCGCACGCCTGAGCGACTCGTCGAAAGTAGAGCCAGCGCAGAACGGGGTCACACTCGACCGCGCCCCGCGAGCAGCCGCTTTCGCGCGCGCTTCGACGAGCCTCGCCGAGGCGGCAAGCGCTTTTCGTCAGGTGGCACGGCCAAAGGGCGGCAGGTCGGCGCATGCGCGGTCAGCGTGCGAAGCGGAGCAAGGCAATCATAGCAGGCAACGTGGTCAACTATTCGAAGATATGGCGGAACATTCGGGACAGGGCTGTTTCACAGGAAGCGAGCCACAGGCACCTCGTACGGAGTTTGCCAAGGCCATTCACTTGCCGCTGTAGTCGCTGAAAACACGTAAATGTGTATATAGTCGGACGGCCATCCTGGTCACGTCAGTTGCGCACTTAatgagcaaaaataaataaataaataaaacgtcaATATGACAACATAAATACCTCTGAGCGGTTATAACACCCTCGCTTCGCTTTTCTCGCACGAGCACACGCAGCAACCGACAATTCTGTCACGATATGTATTAATTCATTTCCCAATGCCTCAGTACAGTCTCAAAAATAAAGTTAGTAAATAGCTAGCAAATGCACGCGTTTACTAGATTACGAAGTATTTTACTACCTTCTGACTAGTCCTCTACTAGCCAGCGGCTAGTAAAGCTAGTAAGTGCTGCCTTTACTAGCCAGAAATACTTCTTAGTAGTTTTTACTAACTACTAGGCCTCGGCTGGTCGTGCCCTTTAAGCTGTAATTGTGACAGTCTTATGCAAAGTTGAGATAAACTGTAGCGTTGTTCATTATGTTGGCCTAACGGTTATGTGCGACGTCGTAGCGCACATATATGCACATAGTAGGCTTCAGAAATTTATGCACAAAGCTTTGATTATTTAACCAAATACACAGGTGCTCACCGGTGCAGCATGTGCTCCCTCAAACTAGGGCTATACATACTCGAAGTTCCTCAAACCTTTGTCGTTCTGTGTGTTCTTACTTATTGTAACTTGTTGGAGATATGTAGTACATTCTTACCCAAAGAAACgttcttttttaaatatatattttattattttattttctatacTTTTACAATACCGTCGACATCATACGACAATGCAAGCGGCATTTATAAATCGAATAGGCCCCATTGTATTGTTGCGAATTGTACTTCAGTTGCGTTAGTAACTGCACTACCGAGGTAATATTCAGTTAGTACTAAGTCAGTGTCTTTTTCTAGCTTAAGCAGGTAGTGAAAAGTACCAACCATCAATATACTACCTGCACTTACTAAGAATGTACTGCTTTTTGGGACAAGTAACGTGTTAGTATTTAGTTGGTGAATAtgacgacatttttttttttttaaggagtgTAATCTAAAGCGGTTTCGACTGTTGACGTTGTCGCTGCTGAAATACCGCCACTACTTTCTTCCCATTAATTTCAATCATATCAGCGGCCCAAAGGGAAAAAAAACCTATTACGAGGTCCTCTCTGCATTTGTCACGATCCCAACGCTAGGTCGTGGAGACCGAACGAGGCCTCGCTCATAATCGGAGAAGCATTGCGCGAAAACAGAAACGGGTCGCGCACTGCACGCACAGGGCGAACCCCGAGCCGCAAACGGAAGGGGAAAGGAAGTGCGCGCACGCCACGTTGCGCAGGCGCGCGCCTTGCGCGTCGCAACGCACTCGCGAGCACGGCGGCGGCGAAGAGCCGCGACGGCGCACGTTCCGATCGGGCAACCGCGAAGCGCGCACGCAAGCCTCTGCAACGTGCGCGGGCCAACGAACAGGCACGGCAACGCACGCAAATCGGGGGcgggcgcgcgcacacacacactcggcCCCCGCGGACCAGCACGTGACGACAGGTATGCGAAGTGCCGCAGGAATCACGCAAAAGCCACGCAGCCGGCGACTTCCGCAAAAGTTGCCCTTTCGTAAGCTACAACGAACGAAGCAACGGAGAGCGAAGAAAGCGAAAGAGGAAGGCGCCCGGAGGACAAGAAAATCGCGCGCCAGGGAAGGTACGAGGAGCTCGCCGAGCGCGCGGCAAAGTATGCGCCACCTAGAGAAATGTGTGGATAACGTTGAGCGAAGTGGGGATGGAGAAACGAGGCGAAGCttcgcggaggaggaaggtaggcggagGCACGCTGGGTTGACTTCCTCTGTGCagtctggcagttgctacaggctTTCTTTGCAGATGCATATACGTACCGGGTTCGTCTCGTGAAACATCGtcctcgcgcgccgtacgctgtgtgcGAGTTGAAGATTGCGAAGGTGAGCCGATAAtgacggctcaatctcgcgtgcgcaaggggaGGAAGCGCACGCCGTATTCCGTCGCGCGAATGGcactgggggaggggagggaggggggaagcTTTGTGCTTCAGCCGCGCGAAGACGCGAGGGCTTTACCTTGAAAGCGACCTGCTTTGGAGGCACAGTCTAGGtaggccgacggctcgtagctttgcgtgcgctgtccTCCCCGCTCAGTTTGCGTTTAAGCGACGggcagcacaaaggtcacttcactcgctgctgctgccgcgacccctcacgccagcgctttgacagcgagtcaTCGAGTGTGAAGCGTTCATGTtcgcctgtgcgcgctgacaccatgctaggtaatttagatagtaagcgaatgctCGCAATTGGGCGTTCTACTCCAGCGGCttctgcgtatggcgcggccgcgcgagccctgtcttgaatacgatccGCAATGCGGACagtctattggcctcgagctccaccactggaaaagctggcgccacagtcggcgtgacgtgctattagggatcacgtggacatagcggccgcgtcggctgcttcggaagcgccgaagcgagctgaaaacgagagttgaAATTCCcccgtacgctgcggtcctcatttagtggcgagattttcccgcttcgagtgtctcctttacaacgcttgaaagcactacaataggtagtggctacctttgaaggcgcgcaacatggtagactactgctcggtaccgcagtgccggacgtacgcaacggagcccggtgtcagccttattcacacgtagccgcaggacaagaagctgcgtgaagcttggctcgcgaaacataaaaccggcaaacagtcgtCGGCTACAACTCTGGTACGCAGCAAgcaagacgcgaggaagatttctgctacggcaccggGTCTGCgatcgcccgagtccgctgcccgactaatgtcatgacggtttggtctatgaacttgtcgatgctatagatactggcaagttcactggagggGAAAGAGAGTAgtaagcacattaaaaaaatgcatggcatatggtcatgtttgtgttatgaattaatgcactggattgcagaaagaagcagcgggatatcgcacgctgagaacaccgataaacatacagtgcgacgcaactcgagaaataatattgaaaggcccaaggatttagaaaaaaaaaagattgaatcgtcgcgacggcacatcacagtccccgtaggcgtcgaagtctctacaatgaaattatttttgaacagctctgatagcgcccacgcaacagtggttgtttgtatactgtcaaatgcccatattctgcggcctaaagctcatgccacggtgcgaaaacgcgcacgcggagaaagcgaaacagtgcgcggacaagcatgcagacgcgctgtAGGTTGCTGCGAATCTGTgtgatcactgcattgaggcttcattctataacactccatttagttatacaaacactataagaacatatttcacatagtttgctctcagcgtttacctaccttccACGCAAGAAGCccgttcgggagactccatcgcggcgaccgcgcgcagtggtgttcactgtacgtattaggtaaagagagagcgtctgtaaacgattctgcgcTTTCAGTtagcccaagattattatttagacagtaaaaaacttttCTCGTtttacttacagaaatgtccgggagagctcatgCGTGGTGCTTTCAGTGTGCGCTGACaacaaaacctatgaggagcgcgccgcgtgatccctcatactacgccagcgaggcgcttccgatagatggcgactccgtaactcctcgccgccaataggcgcaccgagggccgatagcgtcgtgtgcgctatATATAGCACCCCTACGCTCGCGCGTCACCCGCGTTAACGAAGCGAAACGTCCCTGTAACTTTTCCGTCAATATACTTGCCGCGTAAATTCCGACATCGGTACCAACCAAGGATCTACTATGCGCGCTATTTAAAAGCAATTCTGGAATGCACATGGCGTCTGAAGAATGAACATGGCGCCCACGCCATCTAAATATACGAGGCACTCGCGACCAACAACATACACCCGCATGAGGCACATACATTGCCCGCTACTCATACAGGCAAATCAGGCCGTATGAATTATGCCACAGAAAAATGTGCCAAAGGGTTTCTGGTGACCAACGAACACGCACATGCCGCCGTAAAGCGAGTGCTCGGGCTCAGCGCGGCCTTCCCGTTAACGCAGGAGAATTCGCTTGGGCAAAGAACACAAATATATGCTTCGTCGGCTTGCTATATTCCATAGTACACTGTACACTGATCATTCGCAGtgggactatatatatatatatatatatatatatatatatatatatatatatatatatatattagtcccACTGCGAATGATGATATATATTGAATTTAGTGCGCGCAGCGATTTGCCCACTGAGCTGTATAGATTGCTACAATATCTATAGTAACTGGGTTTCCGTTTCGCTTAGGAGCTGACCACGAGCACAGTGCAATGAATTGTTCGAAGTCCATCCATCTGCCCGCTGCTAAAACACAGCCCTTATACAGTGCCGAATTAAAACACGTAACAGGCGCGGTGGAAAAAACGAAGTGTTCCGCCAGATGTACGGGTTTACCTCTAACATAGCAGATAGTGTTCTACCAATGCACAAACGTGCGAAGACAAATCGAGAGGGATTCCTTATACATGAGGAAATCACGCGGACACGCGATATTCAGGCATCGGCCAGTGACAAGCTTGGCCATCGCGGAGCGCGATCTGTCACCTCTTTTGAGCCACCTAAAACATTTCGCTTGTTGCTCGGAAGGGCACGAGCGGCTGCTCCTGTCGGTTACAGCcggatgaaaaaaaataaactgccGAGCTAGAGCGTGCCGGAAATCTAGCGCGCGAGGCCGCCCGTCTGCCCTTCCCATTTGCTCCGAGTCTTGACAACAAGAAATGGTAAAACAAGCCTACGCTTAATTAGCCTCATCCCACGCCCGAGGAGTATGAGCGACTTTTTGCCGCTGCAATAGAGATGAGTTTACTTTgtgcaataaagtattattattaacATCATCATTACTATAGCCAAGCCTAAGACACCACCGAGCCGTGAGAGCTAGAATTTTGATTTGTACTCGTACCTACAAGATTTATAACACTTAACGCTGGCTATGTGGAACGCTTCTTTCACTGTGCTCAAGCCCGGTAAGCGAGGACGGTAAAGATACTAGATTAGTAAACTTTAGTTAGAACGATCTCgaggtgtgtatatatatacacacacaaacgGGCATGCAATTGTGTTTAATCAGCAATTCAAATTTCTCGCAACTTTTTTCCTCGGTGTCGTGTCCTGTGGTTCCAATCGCGACCCCGACAGGTTGAGGCGCCGCTTGCCTGTGACATTCACGTGGTTGCCTCTAAAACCGCTCCAGCCACCACGACACGGTGAGCGTCACCGCGCACTCAGCGGAAATTCGCGACGCGCGAAGCAGAACTCGCACGAATGCGCCACGGGTCATATGCTGCGTCCTGCAACCAAACCATGCAACcaaactagcccaagcaaccaccctagttcacttccTCACTCGCCAACCGGgggggaaaaattattttttcGTCGCAAAGCAATGCTGGATAGATGCAAATTCGAAAAGAAATGCGGCAAGCGGCATTTTTCAGGAAGAGCGCAGGTGTCGAACAGCCACTGCTCGGCAAAtgagaagaaagaaggaagaatgaAAGCTTGCTTAAACGTGCGGCATAATTCATAACCTCGCAACGCTGGCGAAACATTCCAAGCGCGAACGCCGCAACGCACGCCTGCCGTGTTGCCGAAAAGTGCGTTGGAGGCAGAGTGACGCGATAAAGACAGAAAAGGTGGGGCGCGGGCATACTGAGCTTTTCCTTCGCGTGTCGTTTACTTTTTGATGAAGAGCTAGGCTGCAATTTATGCACACCTATCGAGGAACGAAAATGCAGGGTTCTTAGCCCTTTCAAATTCTCCGCTCGCTTAGTGTTTCGATTAttgttggagggggggggggcgagaaggACTaaggcaggcgttaagcaccttAGAGCAGCATGCGAACGAAACCAACGAACTGAAGGCCCCACAACTGAGCAGAGAACTTGGGAAACAGGCAAACCGGCGCGTATAGATTTAAGCCTCGGGAGATACCCAGGCGCGTGTCCGCATGCAAGCAGCACcaatgcaacaacaacaacaacaacaacaacaacaacaacaacaacaacaacaataataataataataataataataataataataataataataataacgaaggCTGAAGGGAGTGAAGGGAAGTAAGCGAACTAATGCATGCGCAAGGAAACGGCGAAGGAAGGCAGGGACTGGGGGTCACGTGCGACGTTTCTCTCCCCTCTAGTGCCAGCGGCGGCACTTAGTGTGGAGAGCTGAGCCCGCCATTGCTCGAGTGGATTGCgtatcgacacacacacacacacacacacacacacacacacacacacacacacacacacacacacacacacacacacacacacacacacacacacacacacgcacgcacgcacgcacacacacacacacacacacacacacacagagagagagagagagagagagagagagagagagagagagaccattTTCCGCGGTCCACTGGTGCCGGGCACCAAGCTGCAGACTTCCGCAAGCGGGCCTGCACCGCCTAAGCTGCCTCGGGAACTCGACTAACGAGCGTCTCGAAATCTTTCGCCCCGTTCCTGCCGGCCATAAGACTCTCATTCCGCGTGTTTCTTTTGttctccgccgccgccgccgcggggcACCCCGTACGTGGTGTGTACGCGCTCTCGTTACTCTTCGAAGCGATCGCAGGCTTTGGCAAAGAAAGccgcttttccttttctttctcattGGGACTTGATAGCACGCAGTAACGGGGGCACAACAAGAAGTGGGAAGGCTATGCACTCCACCTCTTCAAATCGTTAGAACCTACGCATCGCAAAGCAAGTCACCGTTTCCTCTGGAAGAGGCTGCACGAACAGAGGAAGGGCAGCGTTGAAGCTTGCATCACCTGTCTTGCTTTCGAGCCTGTAAGTGCTCCGTAAAGCAATCTACTCGCCCAGAAACAACTTGTTTCACCCATGCTTCTTCTGATTatgacaaaagaaaaaggaacagaCGAGGAAGTCACGTACATTATTTCGGCACTAAGCATACAGCTAAAGAATATCTGAAAATCAAAGTGTCAGCGTGACGTTCAAGTCTCCGTCTTGCTTTCCCGTCTCAGCACACTAAGAGAGATGACTTAGGAAAGTGCGAAATTTTCACATGCACGACACCAAAGAGGCAATGACAAATACCTAACGATAAGATCGGGTTCCCTGCAACCTTAACTAAGACATAACATAGCATAGGCTTTCCTTTTCAAGCCATTATCGCAACATGAAGAAACAAGAGGAATATAAGAGGATCTTCAGCGTATACGACATCTCAAAGTGCATGCCCAACCGGACGACGAACCTCTACACGACAATGTTTgcattcacactgtcaatcatgTCGAGTGACGAAGCCTACCGATAGCAGGCAGCTTGACAGTAACCACCATAGGGCCAGCAATAGGCACTATCCTCTATATCGCTTAACATGAGAGGGCACTCAATCAAGCATGCCTTCAATTCGCACAAGCCAATTGAAGTCATGCTTGATTAACAGACCAGACCGGCTTCTGCTGAGCTCTGGTCAATGCCGCTAGGAGCGGCGACGTAGCGCTTCAGCAGGGATCGGAACACCAGCCCCGAGGCCGGAAAAGCAGCTGGCACGCTGGGCAACGCGACTAAGCAGCCGCGTTAGCCGACCTATCACGCACGAGCTGCAAAATGCGGAGCGACGAAGGGCGCGAAACTTTCTTCGTATCGCGCCATCCGATCTCAACCTCTGTAGTCGCGTACGCATAATAAAAATAAGACCCAATGAACCGGCAGACACGTCGAAACCGCGGCGCTGCCGAACAAGATGACCTCGCAGAGTCCTATCTGCCGCCGCGCACCGCACCGGAAAGTAAAATGAGGAGAAAACGCACACACATACAGCAAGCAAAAGGCTGTGACTGCAGCGGCAAATCGACGGCACCCTACTATTACATGCAAAGCCGCTGCACGGATACTGTGGATAAGTCTAAAAGGAAACGAGGTTTATCCGAGGGCGAACTCGCTGCCCCTGGCTTCGTATATCTGACAGCGCGCGGAGTGAACGCACAACTCTTGACTGCCGTGTTTTCTTCGAGGAGGAGCGGTtgacgcaacacacacacacacacacacacacacacacacacacacacacacacacacacacacacacacacacacacacacacaagcatatatatatatatatatatatatatatatatgatgggaGAGCCCGAAACCGGACGGCTTTTTTTCAGAATAGTAAACAAATTGCCGAAATAAGGGCGGCGCATTCTTTTCCATTAGCTAGCGGCTACTAGCAAAGTCAAAAAATCAAGCAATTATCTTCTGGTACAGCTCCCGAGCCCACGGTGCTGCGTCGCGATTGCCACTGAGTGCATTCATGTCATCCGTCTGCTACTAATCATATCTGGTGACGTCGAGACTAACCCTGGTCCTGCCAGCCTTGACACTGTACTGGCCGAATTGCAGAAACTAACCGCAGGCCAAACAACACTTGTGCAGGAGCTAAAGAGCCTGAAACTGCAGCTGACCACCACAGACAAAACAATCAGTGACCTGAATAAGCGCATGACCGACTTAGAGGCCCATTATCAGGCTCTCATGCCTCTACGCCAAGACATAAAAATACTGCAGACAACATCAACTGAAACAACTCGCCTAGTCACAGCGTTAGAGGCCCGTTTCGACGACGCCGAAAACCGATCTCGCCGCAATAACCTGATCTTCCACGGAATTACTGACCCCACTACAAATGAAACGTTTACTAAGTCTGAAGAATTAATAATCCAGATCTGCCGTGATCACTTACAAACCGACATCAACCCCACAGATATAGAACGGGCACATCGCTTAGGAAAACACACCAAAGATCGAAATCGTCCTATAATAGTAAAATTCGCACATTGGAAAACGAAAGACGCCCTTCTGTCAAAAGGCCGAATGCTGAAAGGAACTAATTATAGTGTAGGTGAAGATTTCTCTCGCCTGACTCAGAAAGCACGGAAGgcccttttgcatttcgccaaatCTAAATCACTTGCATACTCTCTACGCTATAAAACTTTATACATTGGTCCTAAACGATATGTTTTTGATGAATCATCTAACTCTGTAAAAGAAATTCTGTAGCAATCATCCCGTCCTCTACAAAAAAAGAATCAACCAGAACTTGCACCTAGAAAACATCTTTCGTTTTCCGCAGTATTTACTAACGCACGTAGTTATCTCCCGAAGCGCGAGCTTATATCTAACATCGTACCATCAACAGGCAGCAACTTGCTCAttctaacagaaacctggctacacAATGACGTCACTGATACCGAAGTTTTGGCCGAGCTACCCGACTTCCAGGTTTATCGAACTGACCGCGTAGGCACAAGGGGCGGTGGCGTTCTTGTAGCAGTTCACCGGCAACTTTTGTGTTCATTTATTAACATTGCATCAAAACTCGAAATACTATGGCTACTATATCGCACATCACCACTTACAGTGCTGCTGGgggtttgctacaggcctccacATGCCACTCCTGAATTCTGTGGGGAGCTCAATAACAATTTAATACAACTAACGACCATCTACCCTAATGCCTCCATCTTACTTTTCGGGGACTTTAATTTCCCAAACATAGACTGGAGCAACTTAACATATTCTTCAATAGTAGGTCCCCCAGAGACAAGGAATTTCATTGACATTTGTTTGAACTTTAACCTCACACAATTAGTTTCGGAGCCAACGCGTGTCACACCAGAATCCGCAACCATTCTGGACCTCATCCTGACTAATGATCCCAGTACCCTCTCATCAATTACACACCTTCAAGGAATTAGTGACCATAAAGTCATTCATGCTACTTTCTCTTTTCCTGTAACACCAAATAAGACACATAAGAAAACTATAAGGCTTTACGAAAAGGGTGACTATGACGCAATTAACCGCGAACTTGAGACCTTCTTCCCCACGTTTGAAGCCGCGTATCGCAATCGGTCAATATTCCATAACTGGTCGATGTTTAAGGATAAGCTAACAGATTTGGCTAACAAATATATTCCTAAAGTTCACATTCGCCCCAATAATCAAAAACCTTGGTTTACTAACGCCTtaaaaaaactagaaaataaaaagaaacgtctttaCCGAGTGGCTACAAATAACGGGAACTCGCTTCGATGGGAAATGTACTACAAAGCTGAAAGCGAATATCTGATTGCGATCCGCAGCGCAAAGCGTTCATTTTATGGCACTACACTCCCAAATTTACTGCGCACTAACCCAAGGcaattttggcaagtaataaatCCTCATCCTGTTCACACTATTTCGCTCACAAATGACACACACGAGACAATTACCGATACTGAATGCGCTGACACTTTTAATTCCGCATTTGCAACAGTATTTACGAAAGAAATCGAAACAAACATTTCTTTACCTTTGTACAACATTGAAGGTCACATGCCATGCATCACATTTTCTGCTGACGGAATTTCGTCCATAATCCAGAAGACTAAGCTATCATCGTCATTTGGTATTGATGAAATTAACTCTAAACTTCTAAGAAACACAAGACACATGGCTGCATCATACTTATCCTTACTGTTCTCACAGTCACTTTCTTCAGGAAACATGCCGGGTGATTGGAAAGTGGGAAGGGTCATTCCAGTCTACAAAACTGGTAACAGGAATTCCCCAttaaattatcgacccatctcaCTATCAAGCGTgccgtgcaaaatcatggaacatgtcatctactctcaAATCATTGCCTTCCTGGACAGTAATAActtttttcacccttcacaacatggttttcgcaaaggttTCTCTTGTGAAACTCAATTAGCTATTTTCGTTCATGACTTGCATACTAACCTTGACATCAATGTACAAACTGACGCAatctttttagattttgc
This Dermacentor albipictus isolate Rhodes 1998 colony chromosome 1, USDA_Dalb.pri_finalv2, whole genome shotgun sequence DNA region includes the following protein-coding sequences:
- the LOC139054975 gene encoding uncharacterized protein; the encoded protein is MEKRGEASRRRKLAATSKVKKSSNYLLVQLPSPRCCVAIATECIHVIRLLLIISGDVETNPGPASLDTVLAELQKLTAGQTTLVQELKSLKLQLTTTDKTISDLNKRMTDLEAHYQALMPLRQDIKILQTTSTETTRLVTALEARFDDAENRSRRNNLIFHGITDPTTNETFTKSEELIIQICRDHLQTDINPTDIERAHRLGKHTKDRNRPIIVKFAHWKTKDALLSKGRMLKGTNYSVGEDFSRLTQKARKALLHFAKSKSLAYSLRYKTLYIGPKRYVFDESSNSVKEIL